The nucleotide window GTCTTTGGATCTTCGCTCGATGTATCGGATAACTCTGGATTGGTCTGCAGCGGCAAATTCCGCATGTTAACGAATCGTTGGGACATTACTGCAGCAGATGGAAGACATATGGGGGTATTACGGGCGAGGTTTAGTTTCTTCAGCAAAAAGTATGAATATGATGCCGGATCACGCGGAACGTATGATGTGTCTGCTCCAGCATTTTCGCAGGAATATGATATAAGTGGCAGTGGTGGCCGCATCGTGGCAAGTTTCCGCCGTACCAGCGGCTGGTTTAGTTCAGGCGCATTTGTATTAGACAACCAGTCGGAACAACTGGACACGTATGAATTAATTGCGGTGGTTATGGGCGTGCACGCGATTAATAAAAGACGGAACTCGGCTGCCGGCAGCGGTGGAACGTAGTATAGATGCGCATTAACCGTCATATTAGCAAAAGTAGTCTCTTCAGGGTTCGCTGAACCTTGTTCATAGCATTGTGTTGAATCCAGGATACGAGCTTTAGTGGAATGAGGTAAAGCTGGTTGCCGCTGATAAGTTTACGACATTTTTACGAGCAAGTAGGTACACGAAAAAAAAGGTTTGGATTAGATTATCCAGACCTTTTTTGTGTATGGGTTTGCTTTTTGAACAATGGTTTATGGTTAATACAGTCTTACATAATCAATGACTATCGGCATTCGCGAGAGCTTCATCATGCTGGTGCTGTAAGACGCTTCGCGTGCGTTCAGAATGCTGATCAGGTTCAGATTTCGCATAACGGGCTAATGCCTTGGCAGCTGTCTCGGACATGCGTTCCCGCAGCACCGTGTGGTCTGCGATTCGAACCCGTTTGCCCAGAAAACGCATTTTGGATAAGACATAATCCATCTCGTTGCGAGGGATGGTAAGTTCGATCCAATATGTCTGCTGGGCTTCCATGTACTCAACCTGTTTCTCAAAGCAGGAGAAGGCATAGAGGATTCGGGACAGCTCCTGATTGAACTCAGGTAGGACTTCGATAGTGATGGTTGTCTTACGCTTCTCCGTTATCGCAGCGATTCGGGCAGTGTAGCTAGAGCCTGTATCTGGCTCAACCTGTTGGGCTTCCACGGTAACGATGCTGTGTAGCTTGGTGGACATGAGCTTGTCGAAGCGAGGAGCATACCAGAGCACGTACCATTCTTTTTTGACCATGGAATATTCCAGTTTGTACGGGAAGCCAAATTCATCATGGCTTGTGCGTCCATTGCGGACGCGACCCGTCATTCGAAATCCCTGATGATGCAGAATGATTAGCCGTAATTGTCGAAGAAGTGGGTGAGAGACACTGTTTTCTTCGCTTTTAGCTTTTTCGGTTAGATAATCCTGAAGGTTCAGGTCCTGCTCACCATTCAGCATGTTATGCATTTTATCCAACGTTACAGGGCTCAACGCTTCTCTCGCAGCAGGGTGATTCAGCATCATGCGAAGCCAGGCCCGTTCCTGTGAGGTCCAGGTGAACAGTCCGGTTTCATTCAGTCGCGTCATCATCTGGTAGTTGAACATTTTCTCGAACAGGTTCATAATATTCCGCAATCTCCTTCCATTCCTTGATCATCTCCTGGCGTAGTCTCTGAGGTGCGATTATTTCGCAGCTTGAGCCAAAACTCCGTAACCACGGTTTGATCTCGGTGGTACCGTTGACCTGGATTTCGTAGAGAAAGGTACTGTCTGTTTCGGGTATGATTTTACCCCATTGACCTTGCAGACGAACCCGATCCAGAATGAAGTTACGCTGACCACGCTCCGGGTGGAAGAAGCGCGCTTGAACCGTCACGGTATTGCCCGTATCCACGAGCCAACTGTAGCGACTGATGTCAGTCCACTGCTGCTTCAATTCAAGCAAGTATTCTTCTTCTACTGAGTCCTGTTCTTCCAGCTGAGTTATGCCTTCCATGCGGAATTTCACAAAGCCGCGTCGGCCCTGATATCCAATCACATACCAACGACCATACTGATGGTCATAGACCACTTCAAGGGGCACGATCCGGTTGGATCGTCCGCCTGCTTCCCGTTCGAAGCGTGGATTCGTATTCTGTGAACTGTAACTGGATGGTTTTTTTGGTGAAAAGTACAGAAACTGCACACGTTTGCGCTGGCGAATCGCACCAAGCAGTGTGTAGAGATGCGCTTCATCCAGGATACGAGAATAATAGTGATACTTATAGATATAGGGTTCGGTAGCTTCTTCCTGCGGATAACTTGCCGTAATGGCTTTCTTCAGACTATCCCGTAATAAGTACCCTTGTACGGAAGGCACCTGGGTGTTCGCCATAATATCCACAAAATCATACAACTCCAGCTGTTCCTCCACTGTTAATTCGGTAAGGACATCCTGTTGCAAGGCATATCGATACGGTCTGCCACCGGGCTCTTTTCGAATGACCCCAACCTCTTCCAGATACTTCAGATCGGAGCGAATGGTTTTCTCGTCAGGTAATGCCAGATCTTCCGGCAGATCAGCGCAGCAGGCGTCCAGCAGTTCCATCGCCGTTAAGGCTTTATCTTGTAAGGTATGCAAAAGCACAGAAAGTCGCTGAACCTCAGTCTCTTTCATCGACTTGGCGCGGAAGAGGAAGAGCAGCATGGGCTCTGCCGATTCTCCGTACTGGAAGCGGACGAGATCGGCCATTTCCCGGCTTGCTTCGGCACCTGAGCGTTGATCAGCGACAGTTTGCATGATTTCTTTTAATCTGCGATTGGTTTTATCAAAGGTATGTACGGATATGCCAAGCCGCTCGGCATATTGTTTACGGTTATATGCACCACTTGTTAGGGATAACATGCGTAAGAACTGAATTTCTTTGTCAAAACTCTCTCTTGCCATGAACATTCACTCCTTGTTTATCCCTTCATTGTAGCAGGATGAGTGGCAGGTTTCATTTTAAACTTATGAAGGTCGTCATACTTTTGCCATGTTCGTGTGCAGATGTGTGAGGCATAATGAGGGCATAGAGCAGAGTAGCAGACTTGAATTCATCCGGGAAACGATCTGTAACGGGAATGGTAATCCGTGATATATAAAGCAATTATGTTTAAAGGAGGCAACTGACGATGACCTATGTTCATGAAGAAATGAAAGATATGATCAGACAACAATTGAAGCAGATTGAACAGGAGGAGCAGGTACGGATCATCTATGCCTGTGAATCAGGCAGTCGGGCATGGGGGTTTCCTTCACAGGATAGTGACTATGATGTGCGTTTCTTATATGTAAGACCGCTGGAATGGTACTTGTCGATTGAGGATAAAAGGGATGTTATCGAACGCCCGATCAGTGATCAGCTCGACATCAATGGTTGGGATTTACGCAAGGCGTTGAAGCTGTTCCGCAAATCCAATCCCCCACTGTTGGAGTGGCTACAATCACCCATTCAGTATGATGAACAGTATAGTGTGGCACAGCATATCCGTGCATTGTCGCCTTTGACCTTCTCGCCCAAGTCCTGTATGTATCATTATCTGAATATGGCAAAGGGCAATTTTCGGGATTATTTACAAGGGGACCAGGTGAAGATCAAAAAGTATTTTTACGTGCTGCGCCCCTTACTGGCTTGTGGCTGGATCGAACGTTATGATGCGATGCCACCTATGGCATTCGAAGAGCTGGTGCAAGAACTTGTACCTGCGACGACACCGCTATATTCGGAGATTCATGAGTTGCTGCGCCGGAAAAAGGCGGGCGAGGAACTGGATCTGGAGCCGCAGTTGCCGGCAATACAGGCTTTTTTGGCGGAGAGAATCGAACATCTTGACAGACTTGCCGGACAGATGGAGAATGAGCAAATAATTGAATTTGAAGAATTGGACCAGATTTTCCGATTTGCATTGCAAGAGGTATGGAATTGAATCAAAGGAGGAGAACCGATGCATCTAATCTTGAAAGCAAGCGGCACTGACGCGGGGGCTGTATCCCATTTGTTAGCTAAAAATCCGCTGAATATATATGACCGTGTAGACAAAGGTGTGCGTGTAAGAATGGTGTACACTACGGCTACAGAGAACGAAACAGAAGTACTAATTCATGCCGAGCCTGATCCTGTGGATCTGGTCAGAGGTACACCTGATGGGTATGACATTACGCAATATATCAATGATCGTGAGTTCGTGACCAGCAGCCTGTTCTGCTCTTACATACGTGGGGCGCTCGGGACGGCCCTGAATGGTAAGCCGAAGGAAGATTATGTGCAATGGGTAGGTCATGCTTTCGAGTTGGAACTGACCTTTGGCCCAGTGGCGTCCGATCTGCCGGATCGGGTTGTTGAGGAATTATTCTCTCCATTAGGTTACGCCGTTTCGGTGGAACGTGGAGAACTTTCGTATTCATTTGATCTGAAAAATAGAAGTACGGTTCGCCATATCATCCTGCGTGGTCGTAACACGGTACAACATGCACTGCGTCAGCTGTTCCTGCTGATTCCAGTGCTGGATAATTACAAACATTATTTCATCAGTGAAGATGAGATCGATAAAATCAAACGATATGGTGAAGGGTGGCTGGATGCTCACCCACTGAAGGAGCTCATTGTGAAGCGTACGTTGCGTTTTGCCGAACTGATCCGGCAGTATGAGCGTCAAGAGGGTGCTTTGTCTGTGTCTTTTGGACAGGAGAGCGGAATAGCTCAAGTCACCGATACGGTCATTCAGGAGAATAACGTGGGACATCGGGAAGAAGGAGAACAAGGGCATTCGGGGTCCGAGTCAGATAGCGGACAATCTGAACCTCCAGTGCGGTTAAACGAGTTGCGTTATCGTGCGATTACAGATGTGGTTGCAGCGTTGCCAATCAAACGGAGCATTGTTGATATGGGGGCCGGTGAGGGCAAGCTTTCTGCCCGCTTATCCTACATTCCCGGAGTGGAATCAATTCTGGCAGTCGAACCTTCAAGCCAGTCACGACTTCGAGCCATGGAGCGTTTTGCGAAGCTGGAGGGTCGTTCTGGAGTGGCGGCTATGCCGGAGCCGATCATCGGTTCATTGTTTTATTTTGACGAACAGATGCAAAACCAGGACGTCATGATCCTGTGCGAAGTCATTGAGCATATCGAGGAATATCGTCTGAACGGAATTATGGATACAATCATGAACGATTATCAGCCAGAAGTGTTGTTGGTCACTACACCGAACAAGGAATATAACGAAGTGTACGCAATGGAGCAGGAAAGTTTCCGTCACCATGATCATCGCTTTGAGTGGACCCGTGCGGAGCTTGCTTCCCGGTGTGAGGAATGGGCGCAGCACGGAAACTATGGCTATGAAATTAAGGGTATCGGTGAGCATGTAGAAGGTTATGGACAGCCTACCCAACTGGTCATTTTTGAGCGGAGAAAGGAGAGTCTATCATGAGGAAAGAAACGGAATCTAACGAAGTAGCGGGTGCAGGTAGACGGCAGCAGAATCGAGAAAGTGGGACGGAGGGAAGACAGCGTGAGATTCGTCTGCCTCATGCAGGCATCGTTGTTCTTGTCGGCCCGTCTAACAGTGGCAAAAGTACGTTGTTGGATCGTCTCGTCGCAGAAAGTGTCATTCGCCGCACGGAAGCCGTCTCATCCGATCAATTCCGCATGCTGGTTGGAGATGATGAGTATGTGGATTGGAAACATCGTCCCCGCAGCGAAGCGGATGTGATCTATGCCGAGTATCAGCAAGTATCGGCGAAAGCATTTGAAGCGATGGAGGCCATGCTGGCCACCCGCTGCCGTCTGAACAAGCTGACCTGGGTGGATGCGACACATCTGTATCCCGAGGATCGCGAGCGTCTGATTCAGGTGGCAAGGAAAGCTCATGTGCCTGTAATTGCTGTGGTGCTGGATATCCCGGAAAAAGAACTGCTGGAACGTGATGCTCGGCGGGAATATCCGCGTGGACGTCAACGGGTGAAGCAACAGGTGCAGCAGTTCAAGCGTACATTACGCTCGATCCGTGAGGATGGCTTCGATGCCAGTTATGTGCTGAAGCAGCCGGATGAGATTACGTTTGTCCGCACATCCAATCCGCTGGTGACCGACATGGGTACAGGTATTGATATCATCGGAGATATTCACGGTTGTTATGATGAGATGATGGAATTAATCGTGCGCCTCGGGTATGTGGACCAGGACGGAACTGGTCTGTACCGTCACCCTGAAGGACGTAAATTGGTCTCCGTTGGTGACGTAACGAGCCGTGGTCCAGAGTCGTTACAATGTCTGTTGTTCTGGCAACGTCATTGTGCCGCCGAGCTCGCCTACATGATTGACAGTAATCACGGCTGGAAGATCGCACGTTATCTGGATGGTCGTGACGTTACGCTGAGTCATGGTGACGAACGGGTGGAGATGGAACTGCTACAGCTTGAGCAGGAGCAAGGTCAGGAGACAGCAAAGCGAGTACGCGCAGAGCTTAAGACCTTTCTGCTTGATGCACCATCTCATCTGGTCTTTTCTCGCAATGGGGTAAGACAAGTGGTTGTTGCACACGCAGGGATTCGAGATCATTTTATCGGAAAACAGTCCAAACGTATTCAAGATTACTGCCGGTATGGCGATGTGGAAGGGACGGATGAGCAAGGTCGGCCTGTACGCAAGGATTGGTACGTGGATCACAATTCAGGTGAATGCATCGTCTGGGGGCATGATCCCCGTCCATATCCTACGATTGTGAATGATACGGTCAACATTGATCAAGGTGTCGTTTTTGGTGGTATGCTTACTGCTTGGCGAATGCCAGAACGTGAGGCAGTCAGTGTTCCGGCCAAGCAGGATTATGCGGCAGATCCGGATAGTCCATTAAAGCGCTGGGAACAGCGGCGTTTTGCTCCACCTAATATACGTAAGTTCAAGGAGGGTTTTACGGTTCAGACAGCATCCAAACTTGATGTGTCTGTGCACGGTGAGGTGGCGAAGACGGCGATTGATACGTTTTCCCATTATACTGTTCCGCTGGAAGAACTGATCTACATCCCGCCTACGATGAGTCCTCCGCCGGGTGTATGTTCTATAGAGGGATACCTGGAGCATCCACAGGATGCATTCCAGTATTATCGCTCGCAGGGCGTTACCCGTATGGTTGCCGAGAAGAAACACATGGGCAGCCGGGCCATTTTGCTTCTTTTCCGCAATGAGCAAGCTGCGGTGCAGCGAGTGGGCCGACCGATGCTGGGGAACATTGTGACCCGGACGGGCCGATCCTTTTTTGACCCTTCGACAGAGCAGGATGTGCTCTTAAGGTTACATGCGGACTTGACCGCAGATGGTTATTTTGATCGTCATTGGACGGAGTTCGTACTGCTTGATGCGGAGATTGTACCTTGGAATCTGAAGGCGCGTGAGCTGATTGCTTCACAGTACGCACACGTGGCCGAAGCCTCGCTCATGGATCGCTCTACAGTGCTGGGCAAACTGCACGAAGCTGAAGCGGCAGGCCGTAATGTAAATGACTGGTTGCAGCAGACAGCAGGTAAACTCGCTAATGCTGAGACGTTCCGCGATGTATTCCAGAAATACTGCTGGGATGTGGAGAATATCGGGGACATTCGGATTGCGCCGTTCCACACACTGGCACATAGCACGGAAGCATTTTGGGAGCAAACACATGAATGGCATATGGAGCAGAACCGTGAGTTCGCTCGCATGTCGACCCTGATGATGGAGACGGAGTATCGCGTGAT belongs to Paenibacillus sp. FSL H8-0079 and includes:
- a CDS encoding WYL domain-containing protein, whose translation is MNLFEKMFNYQMMTRLNETGLFTWTSQERAWLRMMLNHPAAREALSPVTLDKMHNMLNGEQDLNLQDYLTEKAKSEENSVSHPLLRQLRLIILHHQGFRMTGRVRNGRTSHDEFGFPYKLEYSMVKKEWYVLWYAPRFDKLMSTKLHSIVTVEAQQVEPDTGSSYTARIAAITEKRKTTITIEVLPEFNQELSRILYAFSCFEKQVEYMEAQQTYWIELTIPRNEMDYVLSKMRFLGKRVRIADHTVLRERMSETAAKALARYAKSEPDQHSERTRSVLQHQHDEALANADSH
- a CDS encoding WYL domain-containing protein; the encoded protein is MARESFDKEIQFLRMLSLTSGAYNRKQYAERLGISVHTFDKTNRRLKEIMQTVADQRSGAEASREMADLVRFQYGESAEPMLLFLFRAKSMKETEVQRLSVLLHTLQDKALTAMELLDACCADLPEDLALPDEKTIRSDLKYLEEVGVIRKEPGGRPYRYALQQDVLTELTVEEQLELYDFVDIMANTQVPSVQGYLLRDSLKKAITASYPQEEATEPYIYKYHYYSRILDEAHLYTLLGAIRQRKRVQFLYFSPKKPSSYSSQNTNPRFEREAGGRSNRIVPLEVVYDHQYGRWYVIGYQGRRGFVKFRMEGITQLEEQDSVEEEYLLELKQQWTDISRYSWLVDTGNTVTVQARFFHPERGQRNFILDRVRLQGQWGKIIPETDSTFLYEIQVNGTTEIKPWLRSFGSSCEIIAPQRLRQEMIKEWKEIAEYYEPVRENVQLPDDDATE
- a CDS encoding nucleotidyltransferase domain-containing protein; the encoded protein is MTYVHEEMKDMIRQQLKQIEQEEQVRIIYACESGSRAWGFPSQDSDYDVRFLYVRPLEWYLSIEDKRDVIERPISDQLDINGWDLRKALKLFRKSNPPLLEWLQSPIQYDEQYSVAQHIRALSPLTFSPKSCMYHYLNMAKGNFRDYLQGDQVKIKKYFYVLRPLLACGWIERYDAMPPMAFEELVQELVPATTPLYSEIHELLRRKKAGEELDLEPQLPAIQAFLAERIEHLDRLAGQMENEQIIEFEELDQIFRFALQEVWN
- a CDS encoding 3' terminal RNA ribose 2'-O-methyltransferase Hen1 — translated: MHLILKASGTDAGAVSHLLAKNPLNIYDRVDKGVRVRMVYTTATENETEVLIHAEPDPVDLVRGTPDGYDITQYINDREFVTSSLFCSYIRGALGTALNGKPKEDYVQWVGHAFELELTFGPVASDLPDRVVEELFSPLGYAVSVERGELSYSFDLKNRSTVRHIILRGRNTVQHALRQLFLLIPVLDNYKHYFISEDEIDKIKRYGEGWLDAHPLKELIVKRTLRFAELIRQYERQEGALSVSFGQESGIAQVTDTVIQENNVGHREEGEQGHSGSESDSGQSEPPVRLNELRYRAITDVVAALPIKRSIVDMGAGEGKLSARLSYIPGVESILAVEPSSQSRLRAMERFAKLEGRSGVAAMPEPIIGSLFYFDEQMQNQDVMILCEVIEHIEEYRLNGIMDTIMNDYQPEVLLVTTPNKEYNEVYAMEQESFRHHDHRFEWTRAELASRCEEWAQHGNYGYEIKGIGEHVEGYGQPTQLVIFERRKESLS
- a CDS encoding polynucleotide kinase-phosphatase: MRKETESNEVAGAGRRQQNRESGTEGRQREIRLPHAGIVVLVGPSNSGKSTLLDRLVAESVIRRTEAVSSDQFRMLVGDDEYVDWKHRPRSEADVIYAEYQQVSAKAFEAMEAMLATRCRLNKLTWVDATHLYPEDRERLIQVARKAHVPVIAVVLDIPEKELLERDARREYPRGRQRVKQQVQQFKRTLRSIREDGFDASYVLKQPDEITFVRTSNPLVTDMGTGIDIIGDIHGCYDEMMELIVRLGYVDQDGTGLYRHPEGRKLVSVGDVTSRGPESLQCLLFWQRHCAAELAYMIDSNHGWKIARYLDGRDVTLSHGDERVEMELLQLEQEQGQETAKRVRAELKTFLLDAPSHLVFSRNGVRQVVVAHAGIRDHFIGKQSKRIQDYCRYGDVEGTDEQGRPVRKDWYVDHNSGECIVWGHDPRPYPTIVNDTVNIDQGVVFGGMLTAWRMPEREAVSVPAKQDYAADPDSPLKRWEQRRFAPPNIRKFKEGFTVQTASKLDVSVHGEVAKTAIDTFSHYTVPLEELIYIPPTMSPPPGVCSIEGYLEHPQDAFQYYRSQGVTRMVAEKKHMGSRAILLLFRNEQAAVQRVGRPMLGNIVTRTGRSFFDPSTEQDVLLRLHADLTADGYFDRHWTEFVLLDAEIVPWNLKARELIASQYAHVAEASLMDRSTVLGKLHEAEAAGRNVNDWLQQTAGKLANAETFRDVFQKYCWDVENIGDIRIAPFHTLAHSTEAFWEQTHEWHMEQNREFARMSTLMMETEYRVITSEADEADVIRWWDEITAEGHEGVVIKPETFRAWNSNKMIQPAIKVRGRAYLHIIYGMDYLAPENLSRLRKRKTSKKERHALMESALGMEGIERFIRREPVERIHECVLATLSLESERVDPRL